The Gordonia sp. KTR9 genome contains a region encoding:
- a CDS encoding MlaD family protein codes for MASRSTVVAGAKVAVVAAVTVMLFVLVVNAMRNPVDASVVTYRADFTDASGLHDNGDVRFRGKRIGKIISVDLERDDDGKPYASVEFTMDDSQKLTSTSTLAIKYQNLTGVRYLDLQPGETTGRMVSHATTAQTVPSFDITSLFNGLQPVLTTMNADEVNQFSENAIALLQGDGSGLGPMLESTQKLARFAENRQQLISTLTSNLARIADTMGGRSPQVMGFLEAVDLPISNAMTVLDEFAVTASAGPALFEPIERLLVALGVNEEFDVDVFLKTTFSSMQEALKSFQLMPNALAGLRGIDTHASFSKQCANGRAHIPSDVRILMTGSEVVLCNR; via the coding sequence ATGGCATCTCGCAGCACAGTTGTCGCCGGTGCCAAGGTCGCGGTGGTTGCAGCGGTGACGGTCATGCTGTTCGTGCTCGTCGTGAACGCCATGCGCAATCCGGTGGATGCCAGTGTGGTCACCTACCGTGCCGACTTCACCGACGCATCGGGTCTCCACGACAACGGCGACGTCCGATTCCGCGGGAAGCGGATCGGCAAGATCATCTCGGTGGACCTCGAACGCGATGACGACGGAAAGCCCTACGCAAGCGTCGAGTTCACCATGGATGACAGTCAGAAACTGACGTCGACCTCGACCCTGGCGATCAAGTACCAGAATCTCACCGGCGTGCGGTATCTGGACCTGCAGCCCGGTGAGACGACGGGGCGCATGGTGAGCCATGCGACAACAGCGCAGACCGTCCCGTCCTTCGACATCACATCGCTGTTCAACGGTCTCCAGCCGGTGCTGACGACGATGAACGCCGACGAGGTCAACCAATTCAGTGAGAACGCCATCGCCCTGCTCCAGGGTGACGGCAGTGGACTCGGGCCGATGCTGGAGAGCACGCAGAAGCTGGCGAGGTTCGCCGAGAACCGTCAGCAGCTCATCTCGACGCTGACGTCGAATCTGGCCCGTATCGCCGACACGATGGGCGGCCGGTCGCCGCAGGTCATGGGCTTCCTGGAGGCGGTCGATCTACCCATCAGCAATGCCATGACCGTGCTGGACGAATTCGCGGTGACCGCGAGCGCGGGCCCCGCACTGTTCGAACCGATCGAGAGGCTCCTGGTGGCGCTCGGTGTCAACGAGGAATTCGACGTCGACGTGTTTCTGAAGACCACCTTCTCGTCCATGCAAGAAGCGTTGAAGTCCTTCCAGCTGATGCCGAACGCACTCGCCGGACTGCGCGGCATCGACACCCATGCTTCGTTCAGCAAGCAGTGCGCCAACGGACGCGCACACATCCCGTCCGACGTCCGAATCCTGATGACCGGCAGCGAGGTGGTCCTGTGCAATCGATGA
- a CDS encoding MlaD family protein, with translation MNRKGIRRFTSNDGVLGVVVLVVVVALLGTLAIIYLRPPGQKTITFEVTDASAIETGQDIRVAGISIGKVSEVALQPDRVKVTARIDEETFVGDQTKMEVRMLTPVGGYAITMIPLGREELKSPIPAGRVTVPYSIGDVIQAVPSTTDTVDTTEVNANLDQVAGALDGNDTSLRSIVNGLESVTSVFDRQRGQVHQIAALASEYLQTFNGNREFVFELIRKIDMVVSTYHVNSAGFNYAYKLFANVLMKLAPFMRFYLNHSELVSTHVNQMKDTIIRVQQQLGPAIDGLVATRKKLAQWITPEGMRQVGGGTLWTENVCIPIPGRNC, from the coding sequence ATGAACCGGAAAGGGATTCGCAGGTTCACGTCGAACGACGGCGTACTCGGCGTGGTCGTACTCGTGGTGGTGGTGGCGCTCCTCGGCACCCTTGCGATCATCTACCTGCGCCCACCGGGCCAGAAGACGATCACCTTCGAGGTCACCGATGCGTCGGCGATCGAGACCGGTCAGGACATTCGCGTCGCGGGCATCAGCATCGGCAAGGTCTCCGAGGTGGCCCTCCAACCCGACCGGGTGAAGGTCACCGCACGGATAGACGAAGAGACCTTCGTGGGTGACCAGACGAAGATGGAGGTCCGGATGCTCACGCCGGTGGGCGGATACGCGATCACCATGATCCCGCTCGGTCGCGAAGAACTGAAGTCCCCGATCCCGGCCGGCCGGGTGACGGTGCCGTACTCGATCGGTGACGTGATCCAAGCCGTGCCCAGCACGACCGACACGGTCGACACCACCGAGGTCAATGCGAACCTGGATCAGGTCGCCGGCGCCCTGGACGGAAACGACACCTCGCTGCGTTCGATCGTGAACGGGCTCGAGTCGGTGACCTCAGTGTTCGACCGACAGCGCGGCCAGGTTCACCAGATCGCCGCTCTCGCCTCCGAATACCTGCAGACGTTCAACGGCAACCGGGAGTTCGTCTTCGAGCTGATCCGCAAGATCGACATGGTCGTGAGCACCTACCACGTGAACTCCGCGGGCTTCAACTACGCCTACAAACTGTTCGCGAACGTCCTCATGAAGCTGGCCCCGTTCATGCGGTTCTACCTCAACCACAGTGAACTGGTCTCCACTCACGTGAACCAGATGAAAGACACGATCATCCGCGTGCAACAACAACTCGGGCCGGCCATCGACGGTCTGGTGGCGACGCGGAAGAAGCTGGCGCAGTGGATAACACCCGAAGGCATGCGGCAGGTCGGGGGCGGCACCCTGTGGACCGAAAACGTGTGCATCCCCATCCCCGGAAGGAACTGCTGA
- a CDS encoding MlaD family protein, producing the protein MRGPSRRSRARSSGGGGGVRARSSGGGGQRRRLAISLGTVVVLLGVITTIGLTSAGATGVDDSAPGGDGFCVDIADTIGLYEGNPVTQMGIRVGTIDRIESRGDHVRVTFALDPGRTYPADVKAVTRSKSLLADRSLELVGNYTGGPALEEGTCVGVENSFTPKSISEVAASASDFLKSLSDNGGDDLETALDGADRAFAGTGPQAARMFENAARAAQNPDAFVADIGSSIRDMAPLTDDAVKNWDQIMSIMNQMPSVTQLGTTLFYDVARFCRGIGWTIALMYDIQRNYGEDILWPLLHGPVEDIIAYGAQRAPELGQLVAMTPSVAAAMREQESVSGALSVPYVAPKIDVGGGKSAPVNALSILLQKAGLQK; encoded by the coding sequence ATGAGAGGCCCTTCGAGACGCTCGCGAGCTCGCTCCTCAGGGGGCGGGGGAGGCGTGCGGGCTCGCTCCTCAGGGGGCGGGGGACAACGCCGTCGGCTCGCCATTTCGCTGGGGACCGTGGTGGTGTTGCTCGGCGTGATCACCACGATCGGATTGACGTCGGCAGGCGCCACCGGCGTCGACGACAGCGCGCCCGGCGGTGACGGGTTCTGCGTCGACATCGCGGACACGATCGGTCTGTACGAGGGAAACCCGGTGACACAGATGGGCATCCGGGTCGGAACCATCGATCGGATAGAGAGCCGAGGTGACCATGTACGGGTCACCTTCGCCCTCGATCCCGGTCGCACGTACCCAGCAGACGTCAAGGCGGTGACCAGATCCAAGTCGCTGCTGGCCGACCGGAGTCTGGAGCTGGTGGGCAACTACACCGGTGGACCGGCCCTCGAGGAGGGTACGTGCGTGGGCGTGGAGAACTCGTTCACCCCCAAGAGCATCTCCGAGGTCGCCGCGTCGGCATCGGACTTCCTGAAATCGCTGTCCGACAACGGTGGCGACGACCTCGAGACGGCTCTCGACGGCGCCGACCGAGCTTTTGCCGGGACCGGCCCGCAGGCGGCACGGATGTTCGAGAACGCGGCCCGCGCGGCGCAGAATCCCGACGCATTCGTCGCCGACATCGGTTCGTCCATCAGGGACATGGCACCGCTGACCGACGACGCCGTGAAGAACTGGGATCAGATCATGTCGATCATGAACCAGATGCCCTCGGTCACCCAGCTCGGTACGACCCTGTTCTACGACGTCGCGAGGTTCTGCCGAGGGATCGGTTGGACGATCGCGCTGATGTACGACATCCAGCGCAATTACGGCGAGGACATCCTGTGGCCGCTGCTCCACGGACCGGTGGAGGACATCATCGCCTACGGCGCACAGCGGGCTCCCGAACTCGGGCAACTCGTGGCCATGACACCGTCGGTCGCCGCCGCCATGCGCGAACAGGAGTCGGTCTCGGGCGCGCTCTCGGTGCCTTATGTGGCGCCGAAGATCGACGTCGGGGGCGGCAAGTCGGCACCTGTCAACGCACTGTCCATCCTGTTGCAGAAGGCAGGTCTCCAGAAATGA
- a CDS encoding MlaD family protein: MIGRRTVLGLAAMLALVVGLTGCSALSPNRLPSVKSSVPLDYQVTLQFASVLNLPDGADVMMNGIQVGRVQSTETTDEGVDVVVGLTDDRPVPADSSAIIRQNTPLGDTYLALQPPAGGGGELLRDGSVIPSDRTISPPPLEDTIAVLAYFINGGSIQKVQDTMATLNRTMPPVKDVRKIASTVSKDLDDLSRNTGQLDRTLNSLNAVAGSFSDSRNEIENVFSEQAEHYWKTVSYSLVRHISTLLPSVGSVFTGGLFLVPLLNSTADAAEAGRGMWDQAPATGTAMAKFLEDTLIPFAKRPSVNIASVQAPSVQAAGKKELLGDAKMLLRMLGAIR, from the coding sequence ATGATCGGTAGACGAACCGTGCTCGGTCTGGCCGCGATGCTCGCACTCGTGGTCGGGCTCACCGGCTGCTCGGCGCTGAGTCCCAACCGGTTGCCGTCGGTGAAGAGCAGTGTGCCGCTGGACTATCAGGTGACACTCCAGTTCGCGAGTGTGCTCAATTTGCCGGACGGGGCCGACGTCATGATGAACGGCATCCAGGTCGGCCGGGTGCAATCCACCGAGACCACCGACGAAGGCGTCGACGTGGTGGTCGGACTGACCGACGACCGCCCGGTCCCCGCGGATTCCTCGGCGATCATCCGGCAGAACACGCCGCTCGGCGACACCTACCTGGCATTGCAACCGCCGGCGGGAGGCGGTGGTGAGCTGCTGCGCGACGGCAGCGTCATCCCGAGCGACCGTACGATATCGCCGCCGCCTCTAGAGGACACCATCGCTGTCCTCGCGTACTTCATCAACGGCGGCAGCATCCAGAAGGTCCAGGACACCATGGCGACGCTTAACCGCACGATGCCGCCGGTCAAGGACGTGCGCAAGATCGCGAGCACGGTGTCGAAGGACCTCGACGATCTCTCGCGCAACACCGGGCAACTCGACCGCACACTGAACAGCCTGAACGCGGTCGCCGGGTCCTTCTCCGACAGCCGGAACGAGATCGAGAACGTGTTCTCCGAGCAGGCCGAGCACTATTGGAAGACGGTGTCCTACTCGCTGGTTCGCCACATCAGCACCCTCCTGCCCTCGGTGGGGTCGGTGTTCACCGGCGGCCTGTTCCTCGTACCGCTGCTGAACTCGACGGCCGATGCCGCCGAAGCCGGTCGTGGGATGTGGGACCAGGCGCCCGCGACCGGGACGGCGATGGCGAAGTTCCTGGAGGACACGCTCATCCCGTTCGCGAAGAGGCCGTCGGTCAACATCGCCTCGGTGCAGGCCCCCTCGGTGCAGGCGGCCGGCAAGAAGGAACTGCTGGGCGACGCGAAGATGCTGCTGCGCATGTTGGGAGCGATCCGATGA
- a CDS encoding MlaD family protein codes for MITKTRVSVVAMLAIAGLSIAYILSVGLHVNSPSARHATITVPDTNGILVGSRVLLRGIEVGHVTEISQSSRGAEITWNYDETENIPVESNFRVDNLSALGEAYVAVMPTTSGGPYLADNAYIEGENISNAATFKDLSEQVTQVLGQTDPDKVQRVFAELDMGLPDGIEVIEDLNKVGRLLTAEFTARADELTTLLATMQPLLMRSEAIPGLMRATTPHLAGFGIGFAELESGVKDAIDWSGPMYTGITQGATPLVAALQKFLDDSGADLKIIGDNLLPATRSGAAALRTVDVGRVLDNVINATDSGAVEIRIPAGG; via the coding sequence ATGATCACCAAGACCAGGGTCTCGGTGGTGGCCATGCTGGCCATCGCGGGGCTGTCGATCGCCTACATACTCAGTGTCGGACTGCACGTGAACTCGCCCTCGGCCCGGCACGCGACCATCACGGTGCCCGACACGAACGGGATCCTCGTGGGTTCCCGAGTTCTGTTGCGCGGCATCGAGGTCGGTCATGTCACCGAGATCTCGCAGTCCTCGCGCGGCGCCGAGATCACCTGGAACTACGACGAGACGGAGAACATCCCCGTCGAGAGCAACTTCCGCGTGGACAATCTCTCGGCGCTCGGGGAGGCCTATGTCGCGGTGATGCCGACGACGTCCGGCGGTCCCTACCTGGCCGACAACGCCTACATCGAGGGCGAGAACATCTCCAACGCAGCCACTTTCAAGGACCTGTCCGAACAGGTCACCCAGGTGCTCGGACAAACCGATCCGGACAAGGTGCAGCGGGTGTTCGCCGAGCTCGACATGGGACTGCCCGACGGGATCGAGGTCATCGAGGACCTCAACAAGGTGGGACGTCTGCTGACAGCCGAGTTCACGGCTCGTGCTGACGAACTGACCACGTTGCTGGCCACGATGCAACCGCTGCTCATGCGCTCGGAGGCGATCCCGGGGCTGATGCGCGCGACAACGCCGCACCTGGCCGGCTTCGGAATCGGTTTCGCCGAACTGGAGTCGGGCGTCAAGGACGCCATCGACTGGAGTGGGCCGATGTACACGGGTATCACCCAGGGGGCGACGCCACTCGTCGCGGCCTTGCAGAAGTTCCTCGACGACAGCGGTGCGGACCTCAAGATCATCGGTGACAACCTGTTACCCGCCACCCGGTCGGGTGCGGCAGCGCTGCGGACCGTCGACGTCGGCAGGGTACTGGACAACGTGATCAACGCGACCGATTCCGGGGCAGTGGAGATCCGCATCCCGGCAGGGGGGTGA